GACATATTCGAAGTTGCGCGCCCGCAGGAACTCGGCGCGGACCACGCCGACCAGCGCCACCCAGGAGAACAAGAGGAGGATGCCGAGCAGCACGAAGAAGCTGGGCGTGATGATCGCGGCGACGATGATCAGCAGATAAAGCGCGGGAATCGAAGTCCAGATCTCGATGACGCGTTGGAAGATCAGGTCGGTCCAGCCGCCGAAATAGCCCTGGATCGCCCCGGCGGCGATTCCGATCACCGAGGAGATCGAGGCCAGGATCAAACCGAACAGAATCGATATCCGGAAACCGTAGATCAGGCGCGCGACCACGTCGCGGCCCTGGTCGTCGGTGCCGAGCCAGTTCCATTCGAGCTCGCGGCAGGTCATGCCGCCGGTGCGCTCGGCGATCGGCCGGCACTGCTCGTCCTTGAGCATCCAGGTCGGCGGGGCAGGGGCCGGCACCGGCAGGTCGAGATTATGGGTGCGGTAGGAGTAGCGGATCAGCGGCCACAAGGCCCAGCCATTCGCGGCGATCTCCCGGGCAATGGTCGGGTCGCGGTAATCGGTGGTGGCGAGGAAGCCGCCGAACTTCTCCTCGGGATAGTTCACCGCGACCGGGAACAGAGTCTCGCCCTTGTAGCGGACGATCAGTGGCCGGTCGTTGGCGATGAACTCGGCGAAGAGCGAGAGGACGAACAGCGTCAGGAAGATCCAGAACGACCACCAGCCGCGCTTGTTGGCCTTGAAGCTGTCGAGCCGGCGCCGGTTGATCGGCGAGAGCTTGAGCCAGCCCTGCTTCATCTGCGGGGGCGCGGCGACGGGCTCGGCGGAGCGCAAGGCCGGCGGAGGGGCGAGAAGCGTGTCGCTCACCTCAGGCCTCCCGCGATTCGAAGTCGATGCGCGGATCGACCCAGGCATAGGTCAGGTCGGTGATCAGGTGCACGAGGAGGCCGATCAGCGAGAAGATGTAGAGATTGGCGAAGACGACGGGATAGTCGCGGTTGACGATCGCCTCGAAGGACAGGAGGCCGAGCCCGTCGAGCGAGAAGATCGTCTCGATCAAGAGCGAGCCGGCGAACAGCGCATGCACGAAGGCGCCGGGAAAGCCGGCGATTACGATCAGCATGGCGTTGCGGAAGACATGGCCATAGAGCACGCCGCGCTCGGACAACCCCTTCATCCGCGCCGTCAGCACGTATTGCTTCCGGATCTCGTCGAGGAAGGAGTTCTTGGTCAGCAGCGTCGAGGTCGCGAAGGCGCCAAGCGCCATCGCCAGCACCGGCAGGGCGATGTGCCAGAAATAGTCGCCGATCTTCCCTATCAGGCTGAGCTGCGCC
This genomic interval from Bosea sp. 29B contains the following:
- a CDS encoding ABC transporter permease; translated protein: MKQGWLKLSPINRRRLDSFKANKRGWWSFWIFLTLFVLSLFAEFIANDRPLIVRYKGETLFPVAVNYPEEKFGGFLATTDYRDPTIAREIAANGWALWPLIRYSYRTHNLDLPVPAPAPPTWMLKDEQCRPIAERTGGMTCRELEWNWLGTDDQGRDVVARLIYGFRISILFGLILASISSVIGIAAGAIQGYFGGWTDLIFQRVIEIWTSIPALYLLIIVAAIITPSFFVLLGILLLFSWVALVGVVRAEFLRARNFEYVRAARALGLSNRAIMVKHLLPNAMVATLTFLPFILNGSITTLTSLDFLGFGLPPGSPSLGELLAQGKANLQAPWLGLSGFFVIALMLSLLIFIGEAVRDAFDPRKTFA